In Methylomagnum ishizawai, one DNA window encodes the following:
- a CDS encoding restriction endonuclease subunit S yields the protein MNAEILLRHFDRIAEAPDAIPRLRRFILDLAVRGKLVAQDSEDEPAGELLKRIQAEKARLAKEGKIKKEKPVSIIKKEETPFLVPTSWKWVHLQEVASYIQRGKSPVYAVNDGFPVISQKCVQWKGLDLSVARTITKESMEKYEEARFLREDDLLWNSTGTGTIGRVVRVISPPEKLVCDSHVTVVRCVLAEAEYIRLWLCSDHVYRLIEDRAAGSTNQVELTAQMAISQIVPIPPLAEQHRIVAKVDELMALCDQLEAARNERETQRNRLVTASLNQLSLTQRREGAKKEENQLSAFAPLREPIFLANIARLATRPEHIKQLRQTILDLAVRGRLVPQDSEDEPAAELLRRIQQAKSAGYKRGDIQKPQAASPTEAQIFDIPNSWCWVSNELLCETIVDCPHSTPKFVQEGIVCLDTNSFKSGALISNKIRYVSEETYKDRTKRLTPKAKDIIFAREGIVGESVIIPDGMKCCLGQRVMLFRLMSDISPNFFQLALSSPSSLRRLLELHKGIGAKHVNVADMRNALIALPPLAEQHRIVAKVDELMNLCDQLEAQLATTATNSRRLLEAVLRDALAPAQESAAA from the coding sequence ATGAATGCCGAGATTCTTTTGCGACACTTCGACCGCATCGCCGAAGCGCCCGACGCCATTCCCCGCTTGCGGCGGTTTATTTTGGATTTGGCGGTGCGGGGGAAATTGGTGGCGCAGGATTCGGAGGATGAACCGGCGGGGGAGTTGTTGAAGCGGATTCAGGCTGAGAAAGCGCGATTGGCCAAGGAAGGGAAAATAAAGAAAGAAAAGCCGGTATCAATCATCAAAAAAGAAGAAACGCCATTTTTGGTGCCAACATCATGGAAGTGGGTTCACCTTCAAGAAGTCGCATCATATATTCAGCGCGGTAAATCTCCGGTTTATGCGGTTAACGACGGCTTCCCGGTTATTTCTCAAAAATGTGTTCAATGGAAAGGGCTTGATCTCAGTGTTGCCCGAACAATCACCAAAGAATCCATGGAGAAATATGAAGAAGCGCGCTTTTTACGCGAAGATGATTTGCTTTGGAATTCCACGGGGACAGGCACAATAGGCCGTGTTGTAAGAGTTATTTCACCCCCTGAAAAGCTTGTCTGTGATAGCCATGTGACCGTGGTTAGATGTGTGCTTGCTGAAGCCGAATATATTCGCCTATGGCTTTGCTCCGATCATGTTTACCGACTGATTGAGGATCGCGCGGCGGGTTCAACAAACCAAGTTGAACTTACGGCTCAAATGGCAATATCCCAGATCGTTCCTATTCCCCCCCTCGCCGAACAACACCGCATCGTCGCCAAGGTCGATGAACTCATGGCCCTGTGCGACCAGTTGGAAGCGGCCCGCAACGAGCGCGAAACCCAGCGCAACCGGCTGGTCACGGCCAGCCTTAACCAACTCAGTCTCACGCAAAGGCGCGAAGGCGCAAAGAAAGAAGAAAACCAACTTAGCGCCTTTGCGCCTTTGCGTGAGCCTATTTTCCTAGCCAATATCGCCCGCCTTGCCACCCGGCCCGAGCATATCAAGCAGCTTCGGCAGACGATTTTGGATTTGGCCGTGCGGGGGCGGTTGGTTCCGCAAGACTCGGAGGATGAACCGGCGGCGGAGTTGTTGAGGCGGATTCAGCAAGCAAAATCAGCGGGATATAAGAGGGGAGATATACAAAAGCCACAGGCCGCTTCACCGACAGAGGCGCAAATATTTGATATACCAAATTCTTGGTGCTGGGTTTCAAACGAATTGCTATGTGAAACAATCGTAGACTGTCCGCATTCCACACCAAAATTCGTCCAAGAAGGGATAGTTTGCTTAGATACAAACTCATTTAAATCTGGCGCTTTAATATCTAATAAAATTCGATATGTTTCTGAGGAAACTTATAAAGACAGAACTAAGCGCCTTACCCCAAAAGCTAAAGATATAATTTTTGCAAGAGAAGGAATTGTCGGAGAATCAGTCATAATTCCTGATGGCATGAAGTGCTGCCTTGGTCAGAGAGTTATGCTATTTCGTCTTATGTCTGACATTTCACCAAACTTCTTTCAGTTGGCATTATCCAGCCCTTCTTCTCTAAGGCGGTTGCTTGAGCTTCATAAGGGTATCGGAGCGAAACATGTAAATGTCGCTGATATGCGGAATGCGCTTATCGCACTCCCGCCCCTCGCCGAACAACACCGCATCGTCGCCAAGGTCGATGAACTCATGAATCTGTGCGACCAATTGGAAGCCCAACTCGCCACCACCGCGACCAACAGCCGCCGCCTGCTCGAAGCCGTGCTGCGCGATGCCCTGGCCCCGGCGCAGGAATCCGCCGCCGCATAA
- a CDS encoding type I restriction-modification system subunit M — protein MSARTIVKSIQDIMRQDVGVDGDAQRLSQLCWMFFLKIIDDQDQELEVMRENYRSPIPERFQWRAWAADPEGMTGDELLAFVNDDLFPHLKELPGTAHDGRKRIVREVFEDAYNYMKSGQLMRQVINKISGVDFNDLAERKHFGDIYEQLLNDLQSAGNAGEYYTPRAVTAFMVDRIDPKPGETLFDPSCGTGGFLTCAIRHMRERYVKKPEDEQALQAGLRAVEKKPLPHMLCVTNMLLHNIEDPSFVRHDNTLARPYVSYGADDRVDIILTNPPFGGREEDGIESNFPAHFRTKETADLFLALFIRLLRAKGRAAVVLPDGTLFGEGVKTRLKEHLLEECNLHTVVRLPNSVFKPYASIGTNLLFFEKGEPTREVWFYEHRVPEGQKAYSMTKPIRVEHFQGCVEWWGGPERENRQETEQAWRVGLDDIKARNYNLDFKNPHTVADDHGDPEELLAGLEQAEAHVAELREQLKGILAEALLR, from the coding sequence ATGTCAGCAAGAACCATCGTTAAATCCATCCAGGACATCATGCGCCAGGATGTCGGCGTCGATGGCGACGCCCAGCGCCTGTCCCAGTTGTGCTGGATGTTCTTCCTCAAAATCATCGACGACCAGGACCAGGAGTTGGAGGTCATGCGCGAGAACTACCGCTCGCCGATCCCGGAACGCTTCCAATGGCGGGCCTGGGCCGCCGACCCGGAAGGCATGACCGGCGACGAGTTGCTGGCCTTCGTCAATGACGACTTGTTCCCTCACCTCAAGGAATTGCCGGGCACCGCCCATGACGGGCGCAAGCGCATCGTGCGCGAGGTGTTCGAGGACGCCTACAACTACATGAAGTCCGGGCAGTTGATGCGGCAGGTCATCAACAAGATTAGCGGCGTGGATTTCAACGATTTGGCCGAGCGCAAGCACTTCGGCGACATCTACGAGCAATTGCTGAACGACCTGCAAAGCGCGGGCAACGCGGGCGAGTACTACACGCCCCGCGCCGTCACCGCCTTCATGGTGGACCGCATCGACCCCAAGCCCGGCGAGACCCTGTTTGATCCCAGTTGCGGCACGGGCGGCTTCCTGACCTGCGCGATCCGGCACATGCGCGAGCGCTACGTGAAGAAGCCGGAGGACGAGCAAGCCCTACAGGCCGGTCTCCGCGCCGTCGAGAAGAAGCCGCTGCCGCATATGCTGTGCGTGACCAATATGCTGCTGCACAACATCGAAGACCCCAGCTTCGTGCGCCACGACAACACCCTGGCGCGGCCCTATGTGAGCTACGGGGCCGACGACCGGGTGGACATCATCCTGACCAATCCGCCCTTTGGCGGGCGCGAGGAGGACGGCATCGAGTCCAACTTTCCCGCCCATTTCCGCACCAAGGAAACCGCCGATTTGTTTCTGGCCCTGTTCATCCGGCTGTTGAGGGCGAAGGGCCGCGCCGCCGTGGTGCTGCCCGATGGCACGCTGTTCGGCGAGGGCGTGAAGACCCGGCTGAAGGAGCATCTGTTGGAGGAGTGCAACCTGCACACGGTCGTCCGCTTGCCCAATAGCGTGTTCAAGCCCTACGCCAGCATCGGCACGAACCTATTGTTCTTCGAGAAGGGCGAGCCGACGCGGGAGGTTTGGTTCTACGAACATCGCGTGCCGGAGGGACAGAAAGCCTATTCCATGACCAAGCCGATCCGGGTGGAGCATTTCCAGGGCTGCGTCGAGTGGTGGGGCGGGCCGGAGCGGGAGAACCGGCAGGAAACCGAACAGGCGTGGCGGGTGGGCCTCGACGATATCAAGGCGCGGAATTACAACCTGGATTTCAAGAACCCGCACACCGTGGCCGACGACCACGGCGACCCGGAGGAATTGTTGGCCGGGTTGGAACAGGCCGAGGCCCACGTCGCCGAATTGCGCGAGCAGTTGAAGGGTATTTTGGCGGAGGCTCTGCTGCGATGA
- a CDS encoding GxxExxY protein, with protein sequence MNNEPTPEENRTASIIVDACVQLHMSLGPGLLESVYERILAHELTRRGCRVARQVSVPITYGGVSFEEGFRADLIVDDRLIVELKSVEKLAPVHKKQLLTYLRLTGMRLGLLVNFGEELMKTGIHRIINNGP encoded by the coding sequence ATGAACAACGAACCCACCCCCGAAGAAAACCGGACAGCCTCGATCATTGTCGATGCCTGTGTGCAATTGCATATGTCACTGGGGCCAGGACTTTTAGAAAGCGTGTACGAGCGGATTCTGGCTCATGAACTCACCCGGCGGGGATGTCGGGTGGCAAGGCAAGTCTCCGTACCGATTACCTATGGCGGTGTTAGCTTCGAGGAAGGATTTCGCGCCGACTTGATCGTCGATGACCGCTTGATCGTCGAACTCAAATCGGTGGAAAAACTCGCGCCGGTGCATAAGAAACAACTTTTAACCTACCTCAGATTGACCGGGATGCGGCTTGGCCTGCTGGTCAATTTCGGGGAAGAGCTGATGAAAACCGGCATACACCGGATTATCAATAACGGGCCATGA
- the hsdR gene encoding EcoAI/FtnUII family type I restriction enzme subunit R, whose translation MNKKNLSERDICTKFITPALDRAGWDIQSQVREEVSFTKGRIIVRGKLVTRGKAKRADYILYHQPNLPIALIEAKDNSHAVGHGMQQALAYAEVLDIPFVFSSNGDGFVFHDRTGLATEVETELGLEQFPSPAQLWERYRAWKGLEPAQEQVFLQDYHEDSGGKEPRYYQRVAINKTVEAIARGQDRILLVMATGTGKTYTAFQIIWRLWKAGARKRILFLADRNVLVDQTMVNDFRPFGSAMAKLSTAAKTIEREDGVEVRLPSAVDKKHRRIDTSYEIYLALYQAITGPEERQKLFRELSPGFFDLIVIDECHRGSAAEDSAWREILEHFSGATQIGLTATPKETEYVSNSHYFGPPVYSYSLKQGIHDGFLAPYKVVKVHLDVDVEGYRPAPGETDLNGYEIEDRHYNQKDFDRVLVIDERTRRVAHWVSEYLKQSGDRFQKTIVFCVDTEHAARMRQALVNENADLAGQNSRYVMRITGDDAEGQMQLGNFIDPEAKYPVIVTTSRLLSTGVDAQTCRLIVLDRPVGSMTEFKQIVGRGTRVHEDSRKFYFTLVDFRGAANHFADPAFDGEPVQIYEPGEDDPVTPPEDVPPPADDDDEPLPPEPGEDETVIDGEPPIIHLPPEVGEAPGKYYIKGQPVTVLTERVEYLDENGKLVTESLRDYSRRTIRQQYTSLDQFLARWKSAERKEAIIEELAEEGLLLDPLLEEVGKDLDPFDLICHIAFDQPPLTRSERAANVKKRDVFTQYGPQARAVLDALLAKYQDEGMLDGLDNVEILRNRPFDTMGMPFQLIKQFGTKASFEDAVHELQAALYQDVA comes from the coding sequence ATGAATAAGAAAAACCTCAGCGAACGCGATATTTGCACCAAGTTCATCACCCCGGCGCTGGACCGGGCGGGGTGGGACATTCAGAGCCAGGTGCGGGAGGAAGTCTCCTTCACCAAGGGCCGGATTATCGTCCGGGGCAAGCTGGTCACACGCGGCAAGGCCAAACGGGCCGACTACATCCTCTATCACCAACCCAACCTGCCCATCGCCCTGATCGAGGCCAAGGACAACAGCCACGCGGTCGGCCATGGGATGCAGCAGGCTTTGGCCTATGCCGAAGTCCTCGACATCCCCTTCGTGTTCTCATCCAACGGGGATGGCTTCGTGTTCCACGACCGCACCGGGCTAGCCACCGAGGTTGAAACCGAACTCGGCCTCGAACAGTTCCCCTCCCCCGCCCAGCTTTGGGAACGCTACCGCGCTTGGAAAGGGCTGGAACCGGCCCAGGAACAGGTTTTCCTCCAGGACTATCACGAGGACAGCGGCGGCAAGGAACCCCGCTACTACCAGCGCGTCGCTATCAACAAGACCGTCGAAGCCATCGCCAGGGGTCAGGACCGCATCCTGCTGGTGATGGCGACCGGCACCGGCAAGACCTACACCGCCTTCCAAATCATCTGGCGGCTCTGGAAAGCCGGGGCCAGGAAACGCATCCTGTTCCTGGCCGACCGCAACGTGTTGGTCGATCAGACCATGGTCAACGATTTCCGCCCGTTCGGTTCGGCCATGGCGAAGCTCAGCACCGCCGCCAAGACCATAGAACGCGAGGATGGCGTCGAGGTCCGCCTGCCCAGCGCCGTGGACAAGAAACACCGGCGCATCGATACCTCCTACGAAATCTATCTGGCGCTGTACCAAGCCATCACCGGCCCCGAGGAGCGCCAAAAGCTGTTCCGCGAACTTTCGCCCGGCTTCTTCGACCTCATCGTCATCGACGAATGCCACCGGGGCAGCGCCGCCGAGGATTCGGCTTGGCGGGAAATCCTCGAACACTTTTCCGGGGCCACCCAGATCGGCCTCACCGCCACGCCGAAGGAAACCGAGTACGTTTCCAACAGCCATTACTTCGGCCCGCCCGTGTATAGCTACTCGCTCAAGCAGGGCATCCACGATGGCTTCCTGGCCCCGTACAAGGTGGTCAAGGTGCATCTGGATGTCGATGTCGAGGGCTACCGGCCCGCGCCCGGCGAGACCGACCTCAACGGCTATGAGATCGAGGACCGCCACTACAACCAGAAGGATTTCGACCGGGTATTGGTCATCGACGAGCGCACCCGGCGCGTGGCGCATTGGGTTTCGGAATACTTGAAGCAGAGCGGCGACCGCTTCCAGAAGACCATCGTGTTCTGCGTGGATACCGAACACGCCGCCCGGATGCGGCAAGCACTGGTCAACGAGAACGCCGACCTGGCGGGCCAGAACAGCCGCTATGTCATGCGGATTACCGGCGATGATGCCGAAGGCCAAATGCAACTCGGCAACTTCATCGACCCGGAAGCCAAGTATCCGGTCATCGTCACCACGTCGCGGTTGCTCTCGACCGGGGTCGATGCCCAGACCTGCCGCCTGATTGTGCTGGACCGCCCGGTGGGCTCCATGACCGAGTTCAAGCAAATCGTCGGGCGCGGCACCCGCGTCCACGAGGACAGCCGGAAGTTCTACTTCACCTTGGTGGATTTCCGGGGCGCGGCCAATCACTTTGCCGATCCGGCTTTCGATGGCGAGCCGGTGCAGATTTACGAGCCGGGCGAGGACGACCCGGTGACGCCGCCCGAGGATGTGCCGCCGCCCGCCGATGACGACGACGAGCCGCTGCCGCCAGAACCGGGCGAGGATGAAACCGTCATCGACGGCGAACCGCCCATCATTCACCTGCCCCCGGAGGTCGGGGAAGCGCCGGGCAAGTATTACATCAAGGGCCAGCCGGTTACGGTCTTGACCGAACGGGTGGAATACCTGGACGAGAACGGCAAGCTGGTCACGGAATCCTTGCGGGACTATTCCCGGCGCACCATCCGTCAGCAATACACCAGCCTGGACCAATTCCTGGCCCGCTGGAAATCCGCCGAGCGCAAGGAGGCCATCATCGAGGAATTGGCCGAGGAAGGCTTATTGCTCGACCCCTTGTTGGAGGAAGTCGGCAAGGACCTCGATCCCTTCGACTTGATCTGCCATATCGCCTTCGACCAGCCACCGCTGACCCGCAGTGAACGCGCCGCCAATGTCAAAAAACGCGACGTGTTCACCCAATACGGCCCGCAGGCCCGCGCCGTGCTGGACGCCCTGCTCGCCAAGTACCAGGACGAAGGGATGCTCGACGGTCTCGATAATGTCGAGATACTCCGCAACCGGCCCTTCGACACCATGGGCATGCCTTTTCAACTCATCAAACAATTCGGCACCAAGGCCAGTTTCGAGGACGCCGTTCACGAACTGCAAGCCGCGCTCTATCAGGACGTTGCGTGA